aaaaccccctatgagctttggaaagaaagaaaacctaatattgcttattttcatatttttggttgccgatgttttgtgttaaataatggtaaagaaagacttaaaaaatttgatgcaaaatcggatgaagcaatctttcttggatactcctccactagtaaagcttttagagtttttaacaaaagaaccttagtagtagaggagtccatacatgttgtttttgatgaatctaacgatcttccttcaaggaagaatgagggtgttgatgatgcagatcctctaatagaaggaatgaaggatatcactctgaaagattcaacaattcaagaggacgaggaacaagaggacaaacaggatgagagaggtgaagaacttcaagaacaacctcaaggtacaaatgacctacccaaggaatggaggtatgttcacaatcaccctaaggagctaattattggtgatcctatgcatggggtaaaaactcgttcttcacttagagatgtatttaatcattgtgcttttgtatctcatcttgaaccaaaaactattgaagaagctgaaaatgatcataattggattaatgcaatgcaagaagaacttaatcaatttgaaagaaataatgtatggactttagtatcaagacctaaaaattattctataataggcacaaaatgggtctttaggaacaaattagatgaacatggtaatgtaataagaaataaagcaagattggttgctaaaggctataatcaagaagaaggaattgattttgatgagacctttgcacctgttgctagattggaagccattagacttctacttgcatatgcttgctttatgaaatttaaattatttcaaatggatgtcaaaagtgtatttttaaatggatatattgctgaagaagtctatgtagaacaacccccagattttgaaaatcatgctttttccaatcatgtttttaaattaaataaagctctatatggattaaaacaagcacctagggcttggtatgataggctaagtaaattcttactaaacaatggtttttcaagaggtaatgtagacacaaccctctttattaaaagaaatcaaaatggcatgttagttatacaaatttatgttgatgacattatttttgggtctactaatgagtctctttgtcaagactttgctaagctcatgcagggggagttcgaggtgagcatgatgggagaacttactttcttcctcggactccaaatcaaacaaacaaaagaaaaatctccatcacccaaagcaagtacaccaaggaactactcaaaagatttggaatggagaactccaaaccaattggcacacccatgagcccctcatgtaagcttgacaaggatgaagaagataaatgtgtagatttaaaatattatagaggtatgattggctctctattatatttaactacaagtaggcctgatatcatgtttagtgtttgtttgtgtgctagatatcaatctaatcctaaagagtctcacttgaatgctgttaaaagaatccttagatatttaaatggtactcaaactctaggattatggtactctaaagattcacaaattgatttattaggatattcagatgctgattttgctggatgtagattagatagaaaaagcactagtggaacctgcaaatttcttggagttaacctaatctcctggtttagcaagaaacaaaattcggtagcattgtctacggctgaggccgaatacattgcagccagaagttgttgtgctcaaatcttgtagattaagcaacaactcgaagactttggtatcaaacttaatgacacacccataagatgcgacaacacaagtaccataaatctaactaaaaatccaattcaacattcaagatctaagcatattgaaataagacatcattttataagagaacatgttcaaaacaaagatataattcttgaatatgtttgcactgaaaatcaattagctgatatctttacaaaggcccttagtgaggatagattctgtgaaattaggagaaatctaagaatttttgatccttatgcctaaatatttctcaaatttcaagaaatcaatgtcaaaatttctttgaactcaattttcatcatctctcttggtcctaaaagctcaagattatcattctcacaacttgtcattgagcaaaatttcttctcccaaaattgtgaattttttcggaatttattcatattttttctgaaattttgtgaatcatgagtcgaccccctagggtcgaccctatggcatacttgaaattattgccaacttcccacgggctcttttctttttagcttgaagcccgttcatgagccgactcattcttcttcttcgtcttcctccctccaacactcatcgtcctcatcctcattctctccaaaaccaaggatttagccctaaagcattctcccttctcctctccacctcaaatcaccttttgagaaaggagcttctcgcatctttctcccttgattgaagcggttggagcgtgccctagcttccaccgttcttctcaaacccatcttttctctccgccaaaatccctttccattctCTAgtgaccctccttctcctcacccatttgatcttccgagtctccctgcctgctcttgtggtgagaatggccccaaagatgaaactccctcaaagaagaaaatcagtccgtgagctggaagaaagtgTCCGCAGGAAAATGCAAGCTGCTCAGACCTCCACTGCATCCATTccggcttcagtatctgctccaggtccctctcagtctccccttagccctggcAAAATCCCTCTTTCtaacagaaaggtagaaaccgacaAGAATGTGGATTTCAGGTTTTTCGAAAAAGAGGGCTTCAcctttggatcaaagatcaaaaatcaaggttggggtttttattgttctctcaaggaagttacttatgtagacttggttagagagttttatctaaatctgcattatggcaatggaacagtaacttctacagttaagggagttgatatttgcttagatcctattagttTGGGAGAGatcctacatttgccctgtgagggatattcttacatggaactcccagtgaaagaagaggggatcaatgtaattttaggaggaacctactcggaaagtttaaataaattggaagccaaaatcttgtcaattgaaatgaggatcctacatcaattagtgacaaagcttttcttcccgaggagtggtaggcatgaccttctttctgggcgaaatatttgtataatgtttcatgtgatcactcaaacccccctaaacctccctgctttaatgattgaggccatgagagagacactgaacagatccaaggcacatctgccttttggtatggccctcacactggttttcaggagatttggagtcagttttgagggggaggcatctgctaagctttctcacgcagacaccatcaaccaacacactctgcaccgcatgggatttactaaaactgatggtggttggatcaagggttctgaggagagagctgaggacagagtagaagacagagctgaggaagaaggtccctcatctcctctccatgacttcagggcagcatctccagatatccagtttgtttcagacccagaggctggcccttcagagttcaccaggaggcacacaccagttcaacagccagacagcagagcacctttcccagagtacagattggctgatgatcagatcgagcagatttctcagcgtatggcttccttgctttctcgtcagtggagcacttctacatttacaccaggatccacatcattagattcatctgatcagaccttgattccccatatctccactatttttcagttgatctcagatcagtctattcggattcaggagctcgaggattgcattttgagactgactgggagagttcttgacttgcaggggcaagtcttagctttggcccatcctcagccacaggagagcactattgaggtcacagaccttactgcggaagctggcaggctcagaggtgcattggagggtggttatgagttattgaggagagagatcagaggctcgagtgagcatgcatctactcagttcactgctctgcttcagtctgcttcaagagcactgaacgttcttgattccatcaggcttactctttcagtccagtccttggcctctcaacgttctcagcctccaagttcatctcacccacctgctcgtgccagcacctccactcgtggcagaggcagacggggtagaggacgtgctcttggccgtgatccatcatctccccatcccatctctgatacatctgattctgatccatagagtcatgtgttctactagatcctaggtgttagtctactgttctttctaggatctgtattttgggccatgtaatgatattagctagctgacttttatattatgaaatatgtattgaaacaactatggttttaatcatcttttaattatgtatctactctttgtaatggtatcaatcatctcttgattatatatcttctctttgttgctaattcatatctatggtactcaatggcatatcttattttatgattgctgtattcagggggagtaaatattaatgattagcacaagaagtttgaagaaacactaaagagaaaatgtattaaaaaagagggggagttaataatgtttgataatgtcaaaaagggggagaaattaaaaaaaaattaaagaaaaatatcaaaagcaagattattaaatgacttcaaAATACaatgaatgaattgctaagcaaaagtatcaaatgctaagcaaaagtatcaaaagagagataaatacaaaacttaatgagtgaattgggagaaattaacaagatggctaacaaaatgaatgaattgttaagcaaagcaaatgagcaacctttaaatttacttcttaaacatgctctgatatgctttaaaattagacatgctctgatacatcttaaaatttgacatgctctgacattAAGTgaaacacttaattgttaaacctgctctgatactaaaactaaataatcaaattagaatgagcaaattttcaaaaaatttgaaaaacaagcaaatgagcaaatgagatattttcaaacacgctattttcaaatcctaatgcaaattctgctttgctctgataacaaaatcaaattttttactctgatacctaaatcacataatcaaatgagcaaattttcaaatcattaagcaatgggcaagTTACTTATGCTAATGAGCACATGTTTCAcattccaaaagaatcaatcttcttttcaagcaaatggacttattagttggtagtaaatttcctttttatcttcaaaactacctacaatgcatttcattcctttgaaaatttatgctcattgattcataaaacttttgttcaaatgttttgtcatcatcaaaaaggggaagattgttgttccctagattgattttgatgattacaaagcagttaaagggatactaatatttctcacttgaaaaagccttttttgctcctcaagggcaaaatggtaattttaccaaaatcctaatttaatgatatcaaatgatagaacaaaagatttatgatccaatggtgaaaattttattaattttggacttgtatgctgaaagatatgcatgattgaaaatcatgagtcgacccatgagtcgactcatggcacatgagatgactggcacgctgaatttccTAACCGGTACAGACTTGGCaaatcctgtgagtcgacccatgagtcgacccccaaggcatgagtcgactcatgagtcgacctctgcgggtctttttgccagttttacagaacaatgaatcctgttcacttctgtgacgtttttccacagaggtcgacccatgagtcgacccccaggcatgagtcgactcatgagtcgacccctgtgatggaattttttcacaacggctagtttttaacccgttttaagtacttttaatgctcatttaatgcgatctaacggctctttttcagcctagaatgtttctctctatttcttaaagctataaaaggaacaaaaaggtgaaaaacaaaaaagagaaagaaagagatttaaagagcattcaagagagcattgaagagtattcaaaagagagaatttgaaaaaggatttctcaagccaacttttcagccctaatcaagagctcattcaaagctttcaagaagccttcaatccaagctcaccaactcctcaagcgctcaatcaagtctccatccaccttgagaaaatccaaaaaggagattcttcttttaagtaaagtgtatttaaagttatattcgctcattgaaggagcttttctttgtgcttaagtgtgctataaattgttatactcagtttgagtatttggttttgttttggaagggttccaaaacaagggaaggttgatccgaaccttaaatcggagtgtatagggttggcttgtatccagaaaacaagtgaactagcttgggatagctagagtcggagttttcgatgtttgtattcgggttgaatacaagattagtggattggaattcccaagtagcagcttggggagtggatgtaggtgcaaggttggcaccgaaccactataaatccttttgtttggtgtgtgtctaattgctcttctttatccctccattatttttttgcattattgctcttgcttttagccttgaattaattctactcactctatctatttagctttatcaaacatttctcataagtcattagttaagcttaaaatttttagaaacccaattcaccccccctcttgggttgcatagctgggcaacacttcttTTCTTCTCCCACTGCTAAGTGTATTGTCATATCTGAGGTTCTTCCAATCCTCTACCTTAGACCTCTTTCTGATCTTGAACCAGCTGTCTTTTCAGTATCTCCTCTTAGGACGCATCATCAATGGTCTCAACTTGGCCCTCCTGCCAACCCTACAGATGTTCTTGATGACACATCCTACTCCATCACCTATCCCTACTACGGACTTATATTCTCCTATCGATAGTCCATCTATTGCTCTTAAAAAAGGTACTCGCTCTGCTCGCAATCTCCATCTCATTTATAATTTTCTAAGTTATCACCGTTTATTTTCTCCCTATTATTCCTATCAAGTTAAGAAGCATACATATGTATCAGTTGGGGAACCTGAGGGAACTGATAGATCTTTATCACCACCAGGAGGTCCACATTCAGGGCTCCATCCTTCTTTCAAAGCTTTCCTTATTTCTGCAGCTTTCCATCTAGCATACTTCTGCTTCGTTTCAATCTGCAGATGGCCATAGACAGAAGTCAATTTCACCAAGTCATACAATGGTCCATTTAAATATTGTTCGAAAcataaaagaaagagaaatagtaCACACGAAAAATAGATCAATTATGCAAGTAGTGACAAGAAAATAAACTTACATCTGGTTGAAGTTGACCAAACTGATTCAGAATCTCAAAGAAGATGCTTGCAGCATAAAAGGTTTTTGCAGTATTCCTGTAAATCAATAACATATCAATCTTCACCTGCATCTATGAGACCAAGCTCAAAAATGATCTCCTTAAGACAACTGACATAAAAGAAATGATGATGAAATGTGAGATTTAGAATACAAGTAGGCTCATCCGGCCTGATCCTGCTTATCTGCCTTTGCAAAGACATTTGATGCAAATCCCTCCACATAAAGGTAGTCGTCAGGCCCTAACTTCAACGATTTCTTATACATAAAGgtagcatttattttttttttgagataatatttttttttgataaaaaaaattgaacagTGAGCTTAGCAGTGTCACACATCATCGTGGGATTCATTTGAACGGTCCTATGTCCTGCAAACCTAGACGATGGGAGGGTCACCAATGGCAGGGAACGGCTGCTATATTATATGTTAGAacgtcaaaaaaattatgatgggtGTAATCATATCAATATTAATACACTAAATTTTGTCAAAATTCTACGGTTAAGTGTGGCTCCTGAAAAATCCTCATGTTGCGtcgcttttaatttttattttttttattaaaaatattttttttaaatctgtttTTTCTCTTGTCCCGACAGAGACCCGCAAGATCAAAAGAGTAAAGGCTTGGCCTTGGACTTAACCAGCCTCTAgtttttattacttttatttttttattttaaaataaattgatagcTGGTTTGTGCTAAGTTTCAAAGTTTCTTTAATAACTAATCCCTAATGCTTGCACATATTTATTCTTAAATACAAACATCATACATAACTACAAGTAATTAGGTACACACAAATATAAGTGGGTGCAGGGACATTAAAACTGTACGTAGGAAGAATAATTGTATACAAGGACTAGTATTAGCATGTACAATATAAATATAAGTACATGCAAATTCTATATAAACATATGCAGgactaaaaattaaataatatggcCAAGGACTGCATGTTAAGATCCAAACGAGAAAAGGATCAGATACAAAAAAAGTCAAAACCTAGTCATGGATCTAGGTTAGTGCATATGTTTCCAATTTCATTAGCACAAATAATACACCAAAGCTCATTGTGGAAACTTGATCGCTCAAATTATCAGCATtcaatgtcaaaaaaaaaattaattaacaagGTTTTCATGGTTTCCTTACCATAAGAAACACTGATTGGGTTGGGTGATGTTGGCAAATCTGTTAGGCTATAGCTGTGGAGGGGAATCCAATGAGGCTGCACCCAAACCCACACAAGGACAATTCTGGATTGAGGTTCCGCTCACGGATCTACAAACTTTGTTTTGGATGCAAAGGTTTTTCATGCGATCCGCGTGATATCGGTTGGAGGTATCAATAGAAGCTAGTGCCACAGTGAGATTGATACACATAGTTGAACCTCTGGGGTACCAAGAATTTGCTGACCTCGTGAAACCAGACACATAAAGCTGCTGATCACCaacatgtatttttttattttaataatacaGACTATTCATGCAATCCTAATATGAATACAGTCCAAAAGGTCAGAAATCGGCAAAACAGTGAAATCCGCCCAAAAGCCTCTTTCGGAGTGGTCAGCGATGTAACTCGCAACCCAGTCCGCCCGTGGGGGTGTTTTCACTTGCAACCTGCATCTAAATCCTCACAGCAATTATATGGAGTATAGTTTGGTTAGACCAGTGCTACCTAGAAATGTCGCCAATTTCCCCAACTCCCCCTTGGTTTCCATGAATAGCACCCAATTCTCGGCACAGGCAATTGTCATACCCATAACGTGCTAAACCACAATGGGGAGAATTATATAATGCTTTGTTCTACGTCACGGGACTGCAACGAGGCCAGAAAATAGAAACCCTTAAAATCGAGCCAATGTATTCTCAGGATGGGGAATTCACCAATTATATATGCACAAGACAACACAAGGAAATTAAATAATCCATTATAATTATGTAAAGTCATCAATTACAAGTTTGAGGACCAACAGAGCCAGAGCCACCCCGTAAAAGATGACTTATTAAAAAGCTCTCATGCAAAGTAATGCACAACTTCATCCAGTTAGTAATCACTCTCCTCCGCTACATAACACACATCAACCAACTACACAAACTATATTTTTGATCTAACTCGCATAATCTACCTATATCACACATTTAGGTTAAAGTCATGATGAAGCAGGAACTGGATCATTGCTAGACACAAAGGAAACTGCATCCTCTTTTGCTATGGCCACAAAATTTGCCGGAGCCACCGGCCGGGTGTCACCACGCTTCCCTTCCTTGCTTGTGGATCTGGCACCATTGCTTCCACTCTGATTGGTGTTCAGAGATAATCTTCGACTGGCAGCTCCATTTGCTGCACCAGCATTTGCACGAGGGCCCACAACCTTCTTTGGACCAGTAGGTCGGTTTGGACTTGGCCTCGAACCAAAGAGAGCTTCTTGTTCTGTATTTAGTTGCTCATGGAAACGCTTTTGATCCTGGCACATAAGAACAGTGAATGATATAGTGAGATCCATCAATACTCATTTAAGTCTTTAACTTATACATGTTTCTAGACTGGAGACCATTTACACGCCATACGACCTCAAGTCAAATTGGAAAAGGTGGAAGTCATTGCTTCAGTTAGGAGTATCATGATACTTTTAGAACTTAAGGGAGATGTCCTAACATGCAAGAGTGCAGAATCTAGGATATTTAGGATATCAAAAAGCAACCCGAAACCTCATATTCATAATGACTTCATGCAAGAACCCAATACCTCAATTTAGCATTGACAATGCAAATCTTAATAGCGGTGACATGATATAATCACCACTTTTCATGATACTAGAAAAAGCAAATACGAGATTATGTTTACCCGCAGTCTtcgtttctcttcctctctttcatgCCTGAGCACAACATATTCATCTAGCATTGCTAGAAGAGGAACACCGTCATACATGAAGGACAAGCCACGATCTTCTTCCCATGTCCTGGTCTTTGCCACCAGAGTATCAACAAGAGCTAGCACAAAACATTTATTAGATTAGCAACTGGGTGAGCAGAGTAAAAATATCCAACCTTCAATCACCCAAAAAAGAGGGGTCAAACCTTCAATAGCTTTGATGACATGATAGCCTATTTTggttttgattggtataagaaagGATTATGTTGGAAACATAATAGTGTAATTATTTCCTGAAAAAAGAATTGCACTAGCCCGCTTTAAGAATTAATCTATCTGATTCCCATTGAAAAACCTGATGGGCTTTCATTTCAAATGTTCTCCTTTCCATGACCTTGACTTTACTCGTATGCTCATACAATCATGGGGAAAGGGCTTTTCCATAACACTAAGGCATGCCCATAAGCGAGACATCATCCATGCCAGTAAGGACTTCGCAAAACACAATTATGTATGCAGTTACAGGTGCAACAGTCACCCATTTTATCCACAGGTAAGCCCTATGAATTTGCACAATTACATGATGCATAAATCCATACAGAAAAACATGCACCTAGAAAGCAAAGATACTGGCAGTCCAAtggtttttttccttttcctctctGCCCATCACACAGTAGGAAAATGGTCTGATAGTTTCAAGAAATAGGTTCTGAATGATTCCCATTATTAATAAGGTGAATTACAGTAATATTTCTTGATGAAAATTCTTGACATGCATTTATGGCATTTCTATCTGACATTACAACACATCTGTATTCCTCCCTGAAAGTAACATCCTTTACAAGAGGGAGGCTAATAAAGTCCAAAATTGTCATTGGGATCAAATAAGTACCTGGAATTTTATTAACCAAAATACGAGCTTTTTCTGCACGCTTGAGGTTTAAATGTGCACCTCTGCTTGAGCTATACCTGTTTTCATCCTGAGACAGAATGCTAGTGTGAGAGAGGAACAATTAAATGGATGTTCTGTAGGAAGTTTGTCAGGGACTAGCAGTATGTTGCTTGGGATTTCTATGCTATGTTCCTACAGTCATCTATTTCCTTCTGAGAAGAAAAACCTATTTACCCGGTTGTAGTCTTCTAGCCAGCTCTCTTCTTCACATGCAGACATCCATCTCTCTACCTTTTCTAATATTTCCTTTCTGCTCAGGGCCTCTTCTTTGGCTTTCAGTATATGGCTGTCCATGTCAGCTATTAATTCTGAAGGTTCAACATTTCCCGAGTCAATTAGAGCCATTATTTTCTCCTGGGCAACCACTGAGTCAATCGCTATGTGAGCATGGGCATAAATTTCTTCGAGTTCACTCTGTTTCTTTAGAGCTATTTCCTTCATCTTGCTGAACTTTAGCTGATCTAACCTTTCAACTTCAACTTCAGCCTATACATATAACAGCAAGCACAGACAAGGTTCAGCAGACCATTTGCAAATACTGGTAAAAAGTATAAAATGGTAGAGATTGTTTACTTGCTCAATCAGATCAAGGGCAAGAGCTCCTGGCACGGTGACCTCATATACTGTAGCAGACATATTACAGGTCACATGATCAAACAGACTCTGTTCTTCCATAGGGGTATCCATTAGATTCCAGAGGTCAGAAAGCTGAGCTGCTAATTGTTGAAGCTGAGTTTTGCATAAAAATCAGTTATCACATCCACATCAAATAATCATATAAAGTAAACAAAGTAAAAGTTATATTATCTGGGAAAACCATCTGTGAAATAACTCTTATGTAAATGCCCAAGAGTTACCACTGCATGAGCAGATGAGTTTTGTATCATGCTTCTTTCAGTTTTACTTCGACTGTATGATGCCATCTTAATTTACAACTCGGTATATAACCAGGATCAGGCAAATAAGTCCAGCTCATTCCATTAAGCATTCAAGGTCATCTAGAGCATGGATATTGTTAAATTGATAACAATGCTATAACGTAGAG
The DNA window shown above is from Elaeis guineensis isolate ETL-2024a chromosome 8, EG11, whole genome shotgun sequence and carries:
- the LOC105050008 gene encoding 65-kDa microtubule-associated protein 1, with the translated sequence MAIRGTQNPVSGETTCGSLLQQLQLIWDEVGENEEERDKMLLQLEQECLDVYKRKVDQASSSRDVLLQSLADAKNELAGLLSALEEKTNVNTPEESSGTIKEQLAAIAPALEQLGKQKEERIKEFADIQSQIQKICGEIAGNLKIGELVGTPTVDEDDLSLKKLEEYQTQLQELQKEKSDRLHKVLDLVSTVHDLCAVLGMDFYSTITEVHPSLDDSVGVQSKSISNDTLSMLARTVVALEEDKKMRLQKLQQLAAQLSDLWNLMDTPMEEQSLFDHVTCNMSATVYEVTVPGALALDLIEQAEVEVERLDQLKFSKMKEIALKKQSELEEIYAHAHIAIDSVVAQEKIMALIDSGNVEPSELIADMDSHILKAKEEALSRKEILEKVERWMSACEEESWLEDYNRDENRYSSSRGAHLNLKRAEKARILVNKIPALVDTLVAKTRTWEEDRGLSFMYDGVPLLAMLDEYVVLRHEREEEKRRLRDQKRFHEQLNTEQEALFGSRPSPNRPTGPKKVVGPRANAGAANGAASRRLSLNTNQSGSNGARSTSKEGKRGDTRPVAPANFVAIAKEDAVSFVSSNDPVPASS